From a region of the Campylobacter sp. genome:
- a CDS encoding OprD family outer membrane porin — protein MKLIKLSLAATVCACAVSSLSAAESVADAITNGKLGGTVKTTYANKTVDNRGEAATGDNDYEAFGVGLELGYVTDPLYGFRIGLTGQGWLMPYHVGSSNKTAYDKEWYTKGAVLSELYLGYGIGNTDIKAGRQYVVTPLVAGNYTRAFKEAFEGVAISNKDIPDTTLWGGWFYKFQGRSKTAMGAPAGEGKAPLFKDRVILGNMTGPIAVKFENIFSAYVQNKSLPYTTLTGAYAAVTDVKPVNALKDGDVSLYLAEANVKVPVGEILKLGFDLNYKGSRVNGGLEPRRLDGDMFGARVSVSEFFGFGLSYAYTTVSDDDAVILGVGNGPGSYTALPIRGPFVFTGYAGMDTHKVVLDYNFGAIGLDGFKTALHYVKGNQDRVGGTNNINASGAAGQRVGTSMDVEGWAVTANYAPKAVKGLSLGVTYTALERSDHYASGVNRKFDENEIWLQAAYKFDLSGN, from the coding sequence ATGAAACTCATCAAACTAAGTTTGGCTGCTACGGTTTGCGCATGTGCTGTATCCTCGCTAAGCGCGGCGGAGAGCGTAGCCGATGCGATCACTAACGGTAAGCTTGGCGGAACGGTAAAGACAACTTACGCCAATAAAACCGTAGACAATAGAGGCGAAGCCGCTACGGGCGATAACGACTACGAGGCATTCGGCGTGGGTCTTGAGCTCGGATACGTTACCGATCCTCTTTACGGCTTTAGAATAGGGCTTACCGGACAAGGCTGGTTGATGCCGTATCATGTAGGCTCAAGCAATAAGACCGCCTACGATAAGGAGTGGTATACCAAGGGTGCGGTATTATCTGAATTATACCTAGGATACGGCATAGGAAATACCGATATAAAAGCAGGAAGACAATATGTTGTTACTCCGCTGGTAGCAGGCAACTATACGAGGGCGTTTAAAGAAGCTTTCGAGGGTGTAGCGATATCTAATAAAGATATCCCCGATACTACCTTGTGGGGCGGATGGTTTTATAAATTCCAAGGAAGGAGCAAAACCGCTATGGGCGCTCCGGCAGGCGAAGGAAAGGCTCCTTTGTTTAAAGATAGAGTGATTCTGGGTAATATGACGGGTCCTATCGCCGTAAAATTTGAAAATATCTTCTCCGCATACGTTCAAAACAAATCCCTGCCTTATACTACTTTAACCGGCGCTTACGCAGCAGTAACAGACGTAAAACCTGTTAATGCGTTAAAGGACGGCGACGTTAGCCTATATCTTGCCGAGGCGAATGTAAAAGTGCCGGTAGGCGAGATTTTAAAGCTAGGATTTGATCTTAACTACAAAGGCTCGCGCGTAAACGGAGGGCTGGAGCCAAGAAGGCTTGACGGCGATATGTTCGGCGCAAGAGTCTCGGTTAGCGAGTTTTTTGGATTCGGTCTATCGTATGCCTATACGACCGTTAGCGACGACGATGCCGTTATTTTAGGCGTCGGTAACGGCCCTGGATCATACACCGCTCTGCCTATTAGAGGTCCGTTCGTATTCACGGGATACGCGGGTATGGATACGCATAAGGTCGTGCTTGATTACAACTTCGGTGCTATTGGCCTAGATGGCTTCAAAACCGCACTACACTACGTAAAAGGCAATCAAGACAGAGTAGGCGGCACGAATAATATCAATGCTAGCGGGGCTGCGGGCCAAAGGGTCGGCACCAGCATGGACGTAGAGGGCTGGGCGGTAACGGCAAACTACGCTCCTAAGGCCGTGAAGGGGCTAAGCTTGGGCGTAACTTACACTGCGCTTGAGAGAAGCGATCACTACGCTAGCGGCGTAAATAGAAAGTTCGACGAGAACGAGATATGGTTGCAGGCTGCGTATAAATTTGATCTAAGCGGCAACTAA
- a CDS encoding UDP-N-acetylglucosamine--N-acetylmuramyl-(pentapeptide) pyrophosphoryl-undecaprenol N-acetylglucosamine transferase encodes MVIAISGGGTGGHLIIAKNLAARLAKQGIETIFIGSNRGQDRAWFEGSELFARTYFLQSSGVVDKKGFAKLASLLNILRLSLAARKILKQNGVRALISVGGYSSAPASIAAILSRVPFFIHEQNAVCGWLNRLLRPFARAFYSSYEKPAFAYPIADIFFETARPRTALKRVIFLGGSQGASFINSLAVELVPKLLSLGYGVIHQCGEREFERISQIYAQQGLDVQLVGFCKNMHELIASADLCVGRSGASTLWELCANGLPAIFVPFPFAAADHQFYNAKFLKERGLCEILRQEDASGERILGLIESFDVARASKGLLELVDRNGAQAIIDDVMSKI; translated from the coding sequence ATGGTCATAGCAATCAGCGGCGGCGGCACTGGCGGGCATCTGATAATCGCTAAAAATTTAGCCGCCCGCCTCGCGAAGCAGGGCATTGAAACAATCTTCATCGGCTCAAACCGCGGGCAGGATCGCGCGTGGTTTGAGGGTAGCGAGCTTTTTGCGCGCACCTATTTTCTGCAAAGCTCGGGCGTCGTCGATAAAAAGGGCTTTGCCAAGCTAGCCTCGCTGCTAAATATCCTGCGCCTCTCGCTTGCGGCGCGTAAAATTTTAAAGCAAAACGGCGTCCGCGCGCTCATCAGCGTGGGCGGATACAGCTCGGCGCCCGCATCCATCGCGGCGATCCTTTCTCGCGTGCCGTTTTTTATCCACGAGCAAAACGCCGTTTGCGGGTGGCTCAATCGCCTGCTGAGGCCATTCGCGCGCGCGTTTTACAGCTCCTATGAAAAGCCCGCGTTTGCTTATCCGATCGCGGATATTTTTTTCGAGACGGCGCGGCCGCGCACGGCGCTTAAGAGGGTTATCTTTTTGGGCGGTTCGCAGGGAGCGAGCTTTATCAACTCGCTTGCCGTGGAGCTTGTACCTAAGCTCTTGAGCCTCGGCTACGGCGTGATCCATCAGTGCGGCGAGCGCGAGTTTGAGCGCATCTCGCAGATCTACGCGCAGCAGGGCCTAGATGTACAGCTCGTGGGCTTTTGTAAAAACATGCACGAGCTCATCGCAAGCGCCGATCTTTGCGTCGGACGCAGCGGTGCCAGTACGCTGTGGGAGCTCTGTGCAAACGGCCTGCCTGCGATATTTGTGCCGTTTCCGTTCGCAGCGGCAGATCATCAGTTTTACAATGCGAAATTTCTTAAAGAGCGCGGACTTTGCGAAATTTTACGTCAAGAGGACGCAAGCGGCGAGCGGATTTTGGGCTTGATTGAGAGCTTTGATGTGGCACGAGCGAGCAAAGGACTGCTTGAGCTTGTTGATCGAAACGGCGCGCAAGCAATAATCGACGACGTGATGAGTAAAATTTAA
- a CDS encoding NapC/NirT family cytochrome c, producing MRISKKLLALIILISGIIGFFVVVPVHYALEKTSTDKFCDVCHEMDPMVIAYQDDVHSGKGKTGVKAKCVDCHLPHDNIVKYVYQKAKNGVLEGYSHFFDEPEKYDWNKRRENREHYVFDNGCTSCHATVIDSKITSEQAQRMHAHYKKLLGTERELKCASCHVSAGHGIGLRNYLEYWRPTYKIYEKKMMEEKIKAKKEFFGDEYKPSAEEQAFMDASSAKK from the coding sequence ATGAGAATTTCTAAAAAATTACTAGCGCTTATCATCTTAATAAGCGGCATTATAGGGTTTTTCGTCGTCGTGCCGGTGCATTACGCGCTTGAGAAAACAAGCACCGATAAATTCTGCGACGTCTGCCACGAGATGGATCCGATGGTGATCGCCTATCAAGACGACGTGCATTCGGGCAAGGGCAAAACGGGCGTCAAAGCCAAATGCGTCGATTGCCACCTACCGCACGACAATATCGTAAAATACGTCTATCAAAAGGCCAAAAACGGCGTGTTGGAGGGCTACTCGCACTTCTTTGACGAGCCTGAGAAATACGACTGGAATAAAAGGCGCGAAAACCGCGAGCACTATGTGTTTGACAACGGCTGCACGAGCTGCCACGCCACCGTGATCGACAGCAAAATCACCTCCGAGCAAGCACAGCGCATGCACGCGCACTACAAAAAGCTCCTAGGCACCGAGCGCGAGCTCAAATGCGCGAGCTGCCACGTAAGCGCGGGACACGGCATTGGGCTTCGCAACTACCTAGAGTACTGGCGACCGACGTATAAAATTTACGAAAAGAAGATGATGGAGGAAAAGATCAAAGCTAAGAAGGAATTTTTCGGCGACGAGTATAAACCGAGCGCCGAAGAGCAGGCCTTTATGGACGCTTCTAGTGCGAAGAAATAA
- a CDS encoding DNA translocase FtsK, with protein sequence MIFFGLATIAPDSALVGSAGNAIRSFNTQLFGYFAYIYPLFLLALAYVAYKHFRGFDFRFFEFSIGAILLFFTILMVQSSLFGASGGAVGSFAVDGLRRMIGSVGVWIFNITIFVLSLVLIFEDRFTDIIKNCFIGSRDESLQDEIGDDFASDADAAQRGGLARYSSAQGLRGTENFNALSAEDDSVKQGNFAEQGASGRGFESGQNFQNLNDAREPENEQNFGDAQGPQASAERELKMPQKGKPSRLKRVERLSEVAENKRLLDQLDKGRVAKPKDFKLPPLDFLNLPPKKKSNIDESEIDRKIYDLLDKLRKFKIDGDVVRTYSGPVVTTFEFRPAAHIKVSKILTLQDDLAMALRAQTIRIQAPVPGKDVVGIEIPNQNIDTIYLREILESDVFKSASSPLTIVLGKDIVGQPFVTDLKKLPHLLIAGTTGSGKSVGINAMLLSLLYRNSPKSLRLIMIDPKMLEFSIYNDIPHLLTPVITQPKQAIIALSNLVAEMEQRYSLMAQNRTKNIDNYNEKMLREGGEILPYIVVIIDELADLMMTSGKDVEHYIARLAQMARASGIHLIVATQRPSVDVVTGLIKANLPSRISFRVGSKVDSKVILDQMGADSLLGRGDMLFTPPTAPGLIRLHAPFTTENEINKIAEFLKAQESVVYDERFLIENEGAKQEGGIINPQNIVLDELYDEAKTIVLEEEKTSISYLQRRLRIGYNRAATIIEQLEQMGVLSEINAKGQRDIIK encoded by the coding sequence ATAATATTTTTTGGGCTTGCTACTATTGCGCCCGATTCCGCGCTTGTAGGCAGCGCAGGCAACGCCATTCGCTCATTTAATACCCAGCTATTCGGCTATTTTGCATACATCTATCCGCTATTTTTGCTCGCCTTAGCATACGTAGCCTATAAGCATTTTCGCGGTTTTGACTTTAGATTTTTTGAGTTTAGCATTGGCGCGATTTTGCTGTTTTTTACCATTTTGATGGTGCAGTCGAGTCTCTTTGGCGCTAGCGGCGGAGCAGTCGGTAGCTTCGCGGTGGACGGGCTTAGGCGAATGATCGGAAGCGTCGGCGTGTGGATTTTTAATATTACGATTTTTGTGCTTTCGCTAGTGCTCATATTTGAAGACCGTTTTACCGACATTATCAAAAACTGCTTTATTGGCTCAAGAGATGAAAGCTTGCAGGATGAAATTGGGGATGATTTTGCTAGCGATGCGGATGCGGCGCAAAGGGGTGGGCTTGCAAGGTATTCGTCTGCGCAGGGCTTGAGAGGTACGGAAAATTTTAACGCTTTGAGCGCAGAGGACGATTCGGTGAAACAGGGTAATTTTGCGGAGCAGGGCGCAAGCGGGCGCGGTTTTGAAAGCGGGCAAAATTTTCAAAATTTAAACGATGCTCGCGAGCCCGAGAATGAGCAGAATTTTGGTGACGCGCAGGGTCCGCAGGCTTCCGCTGAACGCGAGCTTAAAATGCCGCAAAAGGGAAAGCCGAGCAGGCTAAAAAGGGTCGAGCGCCTAAGCGAAGTCGCCGAAAATAAAAGACTTTTGGATCAGCTCGATAAGGGCAGGGTGGCTAAGCCCAAGGATTTTAAGCTGCCGCCGCTTGATTTTTTAAACCTGCCGCCGAAAAAGAAAAGCAATATCGACGAGAGCGAGATCGATCGTAAAATTTACGACCTGCTCGATAAGTTGCGTAAATTTAAGATCGACGGCGACGTGGTGCGGACATACTCGGGCCCGGTCGTTACGACATTTGAGTTTCGCCCCGCCGCGCACATCAAGGTAAGTAAAATTCTAACGCTGCAAGACGATCTGGCGATGGCTCTTAGGGCGCAGACCATCCGCATCCAGGCGCCGGTTCCGGGCAAAGACGTCGTGGGCATCGAGATACCGAATCAAAATATCGATACGATCTATCTGCGCGAAATTTTAGAAAGCGACGTGTTTAAAAGCGCCTCCAGTCCGCTTACCATCGTGCTTGGTAAGGACATCGTGGGGCAGCCTTTCGTCACCGATCTTAAGAAGCTGCCGCACCTTCTTATCGCAGGCACTACGGGAAGCGGCAAGAGCGTGGGCATCAACGCCATGTTGCTTAGCCTTTTGTATCGCAACTCGCCCAAGAGCCTGCGCCTTATAATGATCGATCCGAAGATGCTCGAGTTTAGCATCTACAACGACATCCCGCACCTGCTAACGCCCGTCATCACGCAGCCTAAGCAGGCAATCATTGCGCTAAGCAATCTCGTTGCGGAGATGGAGCAGCGCTACTCGCTCATGGCGCAAAACAGGACGAAAAACATCGACAACTACAACGAAAAGATGCTGCGCGAGGGGGGCGAAATTTTGCCTTACATCGTCGTTATCATCGATGAGCTCGCGGATCTGATGATGACGAGCGGCAAGGACGTAGAGCATTACATCGCGCGTTTGGCGCAGATGGCGCGCGCTAGCGGCATCCATCTCATCGTAGCGACGCAGCGCCCTAGCGTGGACGTCGTCACGGGGCTGATAAAGGCGAATCTGCCTAGCCGTATCAGCTTCCGCGTGGGCTCAAAGGTCGATAGCAAGGTGATTTTGGATCAGATGGGCGCGGACAGCTTGCTTGGGCGGGGCGATATGCTCTTTACGCCGCCTACCGCGCCGGGACTCATCCGCCTGCACGCGCCGTTTACGACCGAGAATGAGATCAACAAGATCGCGGAATTTTTAAAGGCGCAAGAAAGCGTCGTTTATGACGAGCGATTTTTGATCGAAAACGAGGGCGCCAAGCAAGAAGGCGGCATAATCAATCCGCAAAATATCGTGCTTGACGAGCTTTATGATGAGGCGAAAACGATAGTCTTGGAGGAGGAGAAGACCTCGATCAGCTATCTGCAGCGCCGCTTGCGTATCGGGTACAACCGCGCCGCGACGATCATCGAGCAGCTCGAGCAGATGGGCGTTTTAAGCGAGATCAACGCCAAAGGTCAGCGCGACATAATCAAGTAA
- the htpG gene encoding molecular chaperone HtpG has protein sequence MAKKKFKTEVNDLLNLMIHSLYSNKEIFLRELISNASDALDKLNYLSLTNDDYKALSYVPRIDIKIDKDAKTLSIGDNGIGMDEAELESNLGTIARSGTKGFMASLSGDAAKDSNLIGQFGVGFYSAFMVADRIEVISRKPLSQDGYKWSSDASNYAIEKAQKEDFGTTIILHMKDEEFLDGYRLEGIIKKYSNHIPYPIFMDKEEYVPAQKEGEQGHSEIKNVQINRASALWQLPKSSLKPSDYNEFYKQISHDSGDPLFYIHTKAEGTHEYTTLFYVPSSEPFDLYRVDYQSGVKLYVKRVFITDDAKELLPSYLRFVRGIMDVEDLPLNVSREILQENRILAYVREQSVKKILSELQKLLQNDREKYIKFYELFGKVLKEGLYGFGANKEEILKLCLFKSNLREGLITLGEYKEKMGAEQKEIYYIAGNSAAMLKSSPLIEKFNTEGTEVLLCDDEIDTIVMPGVFEFDKTPVKNATSIKQEAASDDTATPQAKEIAAKIKEILGERVKDVKISSRLSGSLSCLVFDENDPDFATQQLLKQMGGRNMPPIKPILEINADHEIIKKLQSDKLMLPQVAEIIYDLARLSEGQELENPSEFIKNVNELIAKAL, from the coding sequence ATGGCAAAGAAAAAATTTAAGACCGAAGTGAATGATCTGCTAAATTTGATGATCCATTCGCTTTATTCAAACAAGGAAATTTTCCTGCGCGAGCTCATCTCAAACGCAAGCGACGCGCTGGATAAGTTAAACTATCTAAGCCTTACGAACGACGATTACAAGGCGCTTTCGTATGTGCCGCGCATCGATATAAAGATCGACAAAGATGCCAAAACGCTAAGCATCGGCGACAACGGCATCGGCATGGACGAGGCTGAGCTCGAGAGCAATCTAGGCACTATCGCGCGCAGCGGCACGAAGGGCTTTATGGCGAGCCTTAGCGGCGATGCGGCGAAGGACAGCAACCTCATCGGGCAGTTCGGCGTCGGGTTTTATTCGGCGTTTATGGTAGCAGACCGTATCGAGGTGATCAGCCGTAAGCCGCTCTCGCAGGACGGCTATAAATGGAGCAGCGACGCGAGCAACTACGCGATCGAAAAGGCGCAAAAAGAGGACTTCGGCACGACGATAATCCTGCATATGAAAGATGAGGAGTTTTTGGACGGCTACAGGCTCGAAGGCATTATCAAAAAATACTCCAACCACATCCCATATCCGATCTTTATGGATAAAGAAGAATACGTACCCGCGCAAAAAGAGGGCGAGCAGGGGCATAGCGAAATCAAAAACGTCCAGATCAACCGCGCGAGCGCGCTTTGGCAGCTTCCAAAAAGCAGCCTAAAGCCAAGCGATTACAATGAATTTTACAAGCAGATCAGCCACGACAGCGGCGATCCGCTGTTTTACATCCACACTAAGGCCGAGGGCACGCACGAATACACGACGCTTTTTTACGTGCCGAGCAGCGAGCCTTTCGATCTATACCGCGTCGATTATCAAAGCGGCGTGAAGCTCTACGTCAAGCGCGTTTTCATCACCGACGACGCCAAAGAGCTGCTGCCTAGCTACCTGCGCTTCGTACGCGGCATAATGGACGTCGAGGATCTGCCGCTAAACGTAAGCCGCGAAATTTTACAAGAAAACCGAATTCTAGCCTATGTCCGCGAACAGAGCGTGAAAAAAATTCTATCCGAGCTGCAGAAGCTTTTGCAGAACGATCGCGAAAAATACATAAAATTTTACGAATTATTCGGCAAGGTTCTGAAAGAGGGGCTTTACGGCTTCGGCGCAAACAAAGAGGAAATTTTAAAGCTCTGTCTTTTCAAATCAAACCTGCGAGAGGGGCTCATCACTCTTGGCGAGTATAAGGAAAAAATGGGCGCGGAGCAAAAAGAGATCTATTATATCGCGGGAAACAGCGCCGCGATGCTTAAAAGCTCGCCTCTGATCGAAAAATTTAACACCGAGGGCACGGAGGTGCTGCTCTGCGACGATGAGATCGATACGATCGTGATGCCTGGCGTTTTTGAGTTTGACAAGACGCCGGTTAAAAATGCGACTTCGATCAAGCAAGAAGCTGCAAGCGACGATACCGCGACGCCGCAAGCCAAAGAGATCGCCGCAAAGATCAAAGAAATTTTAGGCGAACGCGTCAAGGACGTTAAAATTTCATCGCGTCTAAGCGGCTCGCTTTCCTGCCTTGTTTTTGACGAGAACGATCCAGATTTTGCGACACAGCAGCTGCTTAAGCAGATGGGAGGCCGCAATATGCCGCCAATAAAGCCGATTTTGGAGATCAACGCAGATCACGAGATCATCAAAAAGCTGCAGTCCGATAAACTGATGCTGCCGCAAGTAGCCGAGATAATTTACGATCTGGCGCGCCTTAGCGAGGGGCAGGAGCTGGAAAATCCGAGCGAGTTTATTAAAAACGTAAACGAGCTAATCGCAAAGGCTCTATAG
- a CDS encoding FtsW/RodA/SpoVE family cell cycle protein, with protein MRTDKWLYYFTCALITIGMIFSLSLSSYTVLLLGATPLHFFYRQCAVGIACIAVMWIVSRADPDKCLTPVCMSLFAIMGILMLAMGFLPKSLVADVNGAARWIRLPFFNLAPVEFFKVGFIYFLAWSFSRKLDHSKKSIGREIATLLPYVALFGFVVILVAIVQNDLGQVAVLGLTMIFMSLFAGTSFKLIGFSFMGILGLAYVFIVTSAHRVDRVRSWWGGVQDFVLSFMSPETAAGLRIEDASAPYQVGHSLNAINNGEFFGQGLGLGSFKLGYLSEVHTDFVLAGIAEEWGFVGILLIVALFYAMLFRIFQTASKSPSNVNFLFCLGIGFMFFFSFIINSYGITSISPVKGIAVPFLSYGGSHLLAASFAVGLVLMASKRAKF; from the coding sequence TTGAGAACCGATAAATGGCTATATTACTTCACCTGCGCGCTCATTACGATCGGCATGATATTTTCGCTGTCGCTGAGCTCATATACGGTGCTTCTGCTGGGTGCTACGCCACTGCATTTTTTTTATCGTCAGTGCGCGGTAGGGATCGCGTGCATCGCGGTGATGTGGATCGTCTCGCGCGCCGATCCCGATAAATGCCTAACGCCGGTGTGCATGTCGCTTTTTGCGATAATGGGGATTTTGATGCTCGCGATGGGCTTTTTGCCCAAATCCCTGGTCGCCGACGTAAACGGCGCAGCGCGCTGGATCAGACTGCCGTTTTTTAACCTCGCGCCGGTGGAATTTTTCAAAGTGGGCTTCATCTACTTTTTGGCGTGGAGCTTCTCGCGCAAGCTCGATCACTCCAAAAAAAGCATCGGGCGCGAGATCGCGACGCTGCTTCCTTACGTAGCGCTTTTCGGCTTTGTGGTGATCCTGGTCGCCATCGTGCAAAACGATCTGGGGCAGGTCGCAGTGCTGGGGCTTACGATGATTTTTATGTCGCTTTTTGCGGGCACGAGCTTCAAGCTCATCGGTTTTAGCTTTATGGGGATTTTGGGGCTCGCCTACGTCTTTATCGTCACGAGCGCGCACAGGGTCGATCGCGTGCGCTCGTGGTGGGGCGGCGTGCAGGATTTCGTGCTGTCGTTTATGTCGCCCGAAACAGCCGCCGGGCTGCGCATAGAGGACGCTAGCGCGCCGTATCAGGTCGGACACTCGCTAAATGCGATAAACAACGGCGAGTTTTTCGGGCAGGGACTTGGGCTCGGGAGCTTTAAGCTAGGCTATCTGAGCGAGGTGCATACCGACTTCGTGCTCGCAGGCATTGCCGAGGAGTGGGGGTTCGTCGGGATTTTGCTCATCGTGGCGCTATTTTATGCGATGCTCTTTCGCATCTTTCAGACAGCGAGTAAGTCGCCTAGTAACGTAAATTTCCTCTTTTGCCTGGGTATCGGCTTTATGTTTTTCTTTTCGTTCATTATCAATTCCTACGGCATCACGTCGATCTCGCCGGTAAAGGGCATCGCCGTGCCGTTTCTGAGCTACGGCGGCAGCCACCTGCTCGCGGCATCGTTTGCGGTGGGGCTCGTTTTGATGGCGTCGAAAAGGGCGAAATTTTAA